In one Nicotiana sylvestris chromosome 8, ASM39365v2, whole genome shotgun sequence genomic region, the following are encoded:
- the LOC138875822 gene encoding uncharacterized protein, whose amino-acid sequence MVRTRATRDDQEPAPPPAAVRGRGRGKGRGCVRGAARAPARAAAEVEQIPEIILVQTEVPVQPKDGAAAFEDEQRRLESFKKYDPPIFSGLATDDALGFLEDCHHILHTMGITGSSEVSFTAFQLWGDAYEWWRTYELDSPNEAASLTWTQFSDMFLREFVPQSLRDARCAEFEHLRQGAITVLEYAIRYTKLARHAPALVATVRERVVSIARRVEGMHAREREEREGKRSRELGHFSGARTLAAGRHGKGYMSRPVHSALPASSNAPTLPIS is encoded by the exons atggtgaggacacgtgctactcgggACGATCAGGAACCCGCACCCCctcctgcagccgtcagaggcaggGGTCGGGGCAAAGGCCGTGGATGCGTAcggggtgcagccagagcacctgcgcgagctgccgctgag GTTGAGCAGATCCCAGAGATCATTCTTGTACAGACTGAAGTACCAGTTCAGCCCAAGGATGGGGCAGCTGCTTTTGAGGATGAGCAGCGAAGACTCGAGAgtttcaagaagtatgatcctccgatTTTTAGTGGACTAGcgacagatgatgccttgggatttctagaGGATTGCCACCATATTCTTCACACTATGGGTATTACCGGATCGAGCGAGGTTTCCTTCACTGCTTTCCAACTTTGGGGAgatgcctatgagtggtggcgcacctatgagttagacagtccaaacgaggctgcttcactgacttggacccagttctcagacatgtttttgagagagtttgTCCCTCAGAGCTTGAGGGACGCACGgtgtgcagagtttgagcatttgcgccagggtgctataaCTGTTTTagagtatgctatccgttacaccaaattggctaggcatgcaccagccttggttgctactgtccgcgagagg gtagtgagcattgctaggagggttgagggtatgcatgctagggagagagaggagagggagggcAAGAGGTCTCGTGAGTTGGGCCATttttctggtgcccgtaccctagctgcaggtcgtcatggtaagggctatatgagtcgccccgttcattcagctcttccagcatccAGCAATGCTCCAACTCTTCCCATATCTTAG